In Arthrobacter sp. UKPF54-2, the following are encoded in one genomic region:
- the pknB gene encoding Stk1 family PASTA domain-containing Ser/Thr kinase, with amino-acid sequence MSTSPRTPSHREDSSPVTSQRVLSGRYELGELIGRGGMADVFRGVDTRLGRTVAIKLLRPDLARDPQFQARFKREAQAVAALNHPSIVAVFDTGDHAVPGGHDDTVRVPYIVMEYVAGKTIRDLIRAKEVTIDQAIDYSLGVLAALDYSHKAGIVHRDIKPANVMFCPDSNSVKVMDFGIARAMADSSATMTQTQAVVGTAQYLSPEQARGETVDARSDLYSAGCLLYEMLTGRPPFIGDSPVSVAYQHVREIPDPASSLNPDVSEALDSVLAKALQKNRADRFQDAAAFRRALRAARSGVAVATLPRSESPTDPNNTVASPHQAPPTAAFPLTGAAFLDDTAAGIPPAHLAEDDEPLTAVSAGHVPPDIGSLPLSLPAEREATVQQKSRRRTWIATLVVFTLLVLAGGGLWLYNMVNQQPPPVAKVDVPPVASLTESEALQKLYNAGLKPQLSRVQHETVPKGTAVGTVPTAGSSLDRNSDVTLKISEGPSVITIPGDLPGRTEADARDVLRRTGLTGAPKTTLNNSPNVAAGVVITTKPAPGQNVAVGSTVEIIVSTGKVAVPQLVGLPQAEAEAALKNVGLVPSIKEVENTQVEPGKVTAQSDPADAAVEQGKTITVTVAKAPPPPPPPPTPTPSPSATKTNTKDSVDNLLGGFTAP; translated from the coding sequence GTGTCCACTTCACCCCGCACTCCATCGCACCGGGAGGACAGCAGCCCGGTGACAAGCCAGCGCGTCCTCAGCGGGCGCTATGAGCTGGGTGAGCTGATCGGCCGCGGCGGTATGGCCGACGTTTTCCGCGGGGTCGACACCAGGCTGGGACGGACGGTGGCGATCAAGCTGCTCCGCCCGGATCTTGCCCGGGACCCGCAGTTCCAGGCCCGGTTCAAGCGGGAGGCCCAGGCCGTGGCCGCGCTGAACCACCCCTCGATCGTCGCCGTCTTTGACACCGGGGACCATGCCGTCCCCGGTGGCCATGACGACACCGTGCGCGTGCCGTACATCGTGATGGAGTATGTGGCCGGAAAGACCATCCGCGACCTGATCAGGGCCAAGGAAGTCACCATCGACCAGGCCATCGACTACAGCCTGGGCGTGCTCGCGGCCCTGGATTACAGCCACAAAGCCGGCATCGTGCACCGGGACATCAAGCCCGCCAACGTGATGTTCTGCCCGGACTCCAACAGCGTGAAAGTGATGGACTTCGGGATTGCCCGCGCTATGGCGGACTCCTCGGCCACCATGACCCAGACGCAGGCCGTGGTGGGGACCGCCCAATATCTGTCCCCCGAGCAGGCCCGCGGCGAAACAGTCGACGCGCGGAGCGATCTGTATTCGGCAGGCTGTCTGCTCTACGAGATGCTGACCGGGCGCCCGCCCTTCATCGGCGACAGCCCTGTTTCAGTGGCGTACCAGCACGTCCGCGAGATCCCGGACCCCGCCAGTAGCCTCAACCCCGATGTTTCCGAAGCCCTGGACAGCGTACTGGCCAAGGCACTGCAAAAGAACCGAGCCGACCGCTTCCAGGACGCCGCGGCCTTCCGGCGTGCCCTCCGGGCCGCGCGCAGCGGCGTCGCCGTGGCAACACTGCCGCGCAGCGAGAGCCCCACGGACCCGAACAACACAGTTGCTTCCCCGCACCAGGCGCCGCCCACCGCCGCTTTCCCCCTGACCGGCGCCGCTTTCCTCGACGACACCGCCGCGGGGATCCCGCCGGCGCACCTCGCGGAAGACGACGAGCCGCTCACCGCGGTGTCCGCCGGCCACGTGCCGCCGGACATCGGGAGCCTGCCGCTGAGCCTCCCGGCCGAGCGCGAAGCGACCGTCCAGCAGAAGTCCCGTCGCCGGACGTGGATTGCGACGCTTGTGGTGTTCACGCTGCTGGTGCTTGCCGGTGGCGGATTGTGGCTCTACAACATGGTCAACCAGCAGCCGCCGCCGGTCGCCAAGGTGGACGTCCCCCCGGTGGCGTCCCTGACGGAATCCGAGGCCCTGCAGAAGCTTTACAACGCCGGGCTCAAACCGCAGCTGAGCCGTGTCCAGCACGAGACGGTTCCGAAGGGAACCGCCGTCGGAACGGTGCCCACGGCCGGCAGCTCCCTGGACCGCAATTCGGACGTCACGCTCAAGATCTCCGAGGGCCCCAGCGTCATCACGATTCCCGGGGACCTGCCCGGCCGGACCGAGGCGGACGCCAGGGATGTGCTGCGCCGGACCGGCCTGACCGGAGCGCCGAAAACGACGCTGAACAACAGCCCCAACGTGGCGGCCGGCGTCGTGATCACCACCAAGCCCGCGCCGGGGCAGAACGTCGCCGTGGGGAGCACGGTGGAAATCATTGTCTCCACCGGCAAGGTGGCCGTGCCGCAGCTGGTCGGGCTCCCGCAGGCTGAGGCGGAGGCGGCCCTGAAGAACGTGGGGCTGGTGCCCAGTATCAAGGAAGTCGAAAACACCCAGGTCGAACCGGGCAAGGTGACCGCGCAGAGCGATCCCGCGGACGCCGCGGTGGAACAAGGCAAAACGATCACCGTCACCGTGGCCAAGGCTCCGCCGCCGCCCCCGCCGCCGCCGACGCCGACGCCGTCCCCGTCAGCGACCAAGACGAACACCAAGGACAGCGTCGACAACCTGCTCGGCGGCTTCACCGCGCCCTAG
- a CDS encoding aminodeoxychorismate/anthranilate synthase component II, translating to MSTTKILVVDNYDSFVYTLVGYLQELGAETTVVRNDDVTLAEAIEMAEARDGVLISPGPGAPAEAGVCIELIQWCGSHNKPMLGVCLGHQALAEAYGGRVTHAPELMHGKTSLVEHHGTSVFAGLPSPFTATRYHSLAAVRESIPDVLEITAETGTGVVMGLQHRTAPLCGVQFHPESVLTEGGYLMLGNWLESLGMAGAAARAAALSPLIQH from the coding sequence ATGAGCACAACGAAGATCCTGGTCGTAGACAACTACGACAGCTTTGTCTACACCCTGGTCGGCTACCTGCAGGAGCTCGGCGCGGAGACCACGGTGGTACGCAACGACGACGTGACGCTGGCCGAGGCGATTGAGATGGCCGAAGCGCGCGATGGTGTGCTGATCTCGCCCGGGCCTGGTGCGCCGGCAGAGGCCGGGGTGTGCATTGAGCTGATCCAGTGGTGCGGCAGCCACAACAAGCCGATGCTGGGGGTCTGCCTTGGGCACCAGGCGCTGGCCGAGGCTTACGGCGGCCGCGTTACCCACGCGCCCGAGCTCATGCATGGCAAGACCTCGCTCGTGGAACACCACGGGACGAGCGTGTTCGCCGGTCTCCCGTCGCCCTTCACCGCGACGCGCTACCACTCCCTCGCGGCCGTGCGCGAAAGCATCCCCGACGTCCTGGAGATCACCGCCGAGACGGGAACCGGCGTCGTGATGGGGCTGCAGCACCGCACGGCACCGTTGTGCGGGGTCCAGTTCCACCCGGAATCGGTGCTGACCGAAGGCGGTTACCTCATGCTGGGCAACTGGCTTGAGTCCCTCGGAATGGCAGGTGCCGCAGCGCGGGCCGCGGCCTTGAGCCCGCTTATCCAGCACTGA
- a CDS encoding cell division protein CrgA — protein MPESKPRKRTARVAQQTSATQAYKPNPVWFKPVMFGLMIIGLLWIITYYISEGTFPVKDWASWNIVAGFGIAIVGFLMTTRWRS, from the coding sequence GTGCCAGAGTCGAAGCCGCGTAAGAGGACTGCCCGCGTGGCGCAGCAGACTTCTGCGACGCAGGCCTACAAGCCGAACCCCGTATGGTTCAAGCCGGTTATGTTCGGCCTGATGATTATCGGCCTGCTGTGGATCATCACGTACTACATCAGTGAAGGCACCTTCCCGGTCAAGGACTGGGCCTCATGGAACATCGTTGCCGGCTTCGGCATCGCCATCGTGGGCTTCCTGATGACCACGCGCTGGCGCTCCTGA
- a CDS encoding DNA-3-methyladenine glycosylase I, with amino-acid sequence MTPDATGCIIGEDGLARPAWAAADPLLRDYYDSEWGLPVRDEQGLYERISLEAFQAGLSWATILRKRPAFRAAFADFHPETVAAFTDDDVERLLQDTGIVRNRLKIRAAITNARATLELRDDGGLVDFVWAHRPDSTPEPTALDQIPTSSPESTALSKALRKRGFVFVGPTTMYALMEAIGMVDTHLLGSHRRGTSGVWER; translated from the coding sequence ATGACCCCGGACGCTACCGGCTGCATCATCGGCGAAGACGGCTTGGCCCGGCCGGCTTGGGCGGCTGCCGACCCCCTGTTGCGCGACTACTACGACAGCGAATGGGGCCTTCCTGTGCGCGACGAACAGGGGCTGTACGAACGGATCAGCCTCGAGGCCTTCCAGGCGGGACTGTCATGGGCAACGATCCTGCGCAAGCGGCCGGCCTTCCGGGCCGCCTTCGCGGATTTTCACCCGGAGACCGTGGCAGCGTTCACCGACGACGACGTCGAGCGGCTGCTGCAGGACACCGGCATTGTGCGCAACCGGCTCAAGATCCGGGCCGCGATCACCAATGCCCGGGCCACCCTCGAACTCAGAGACGACGGCGGACTCGTTGACTTTGTCTGGGCTCACCGGCCGGACTCCACCCCGGAGCCCACGGCGTTGGACCAGATCCCTACCAGCTCACCGGAATCCACCGCGCTGTCCAAGGCATTACGGAAGCGAGGCTTCGTGTTTGTCGGGCCTACCACCATGTATGCCCTGATGGAGGCCATCGGAATGGTCGACACCCACCTCCTGGGCAGCCACCGCAGAGGCACTTCGGGCGTCTGGGAGCGGTAG
- a CDS encoding rhomboid family intramembrane serine protease — protein sequence MSYGIPAAEPSAEIPVCPRHPDRPAYVRCQRCGRPACPDCQRAAAVGFQCVDCVNETKRTTPTPRSVYGGAAAVGRPLVTLGIIAACALLYVLQWVVPNDGIYQNFAFATVYASPEYGGFEPWRMLTSAFLHSQGFILHIVLNMYMLWMFGQALEPLLGRIRFLALYLLSAVGGSVGYLLLTPGYVPGQPLTGVVGASGAIFGLFGAMLVVQRHRGGDTRQLWVLIAINGVIGFVVPQIAWQAHLGGLVTGALCAAVLAYTPRGPRQGLLQAAGLALVVCLLIAATALRVAATALPA from the coding sequence ATGAGCTACGGAATTCCGGCGGCAGAGCCGTCCGCGGAGATCCCGGTATGCCCCCGGCACCCGGACCGCCCCGCCTATGTGCGGTGCCAGCGGTGCGGGCGCCCGGCGTGCCCCGATTGCCAGCGGGCGGCCGCCGTCGGATTCCAGTGCGTTGACTGTGTCAACGAAACAAAACGTACGACGCCGACGCCGCGCTCGGTTTACGGCGGCGCCGCCGCCGTAGGGAGGCCCCTGGTCACCTTGGGGATCATCGCGGCCTGTGCGTTGCTGTACGTGCTGCAGTGGGTGGTTCCGAACGACGGGATTTACCAGAACTTCGCATTCGCCACCGTGTACGCTTCCCCGGAGTACGGAGGGTTCGAGCCCTGGCGCATGCTGACGTCGGCTTTCCTCCATTCCCAGGGCTTCATCCTCCACATCGTGCTAAACATGTACATGCTGTGGATGTTCGGCCAGGCGCTGGAACCCCTCCTCGGGCGCATCCGCTTCCTGGCCCTGTATTTGCTATCCGCCGTCGGCGGCTCCGTCGGCTATCTGCTGCTGACGCCGGGCTACGTCCCGGGCCAGCCCCTGACCGGTGTTGTGGGCGCTTCCGGAGCCATCTTCGGTCTCTTCGGCGCCATGCTGGTGGTCCAGCGCCACCGCGGCGGCGACACCAGGCAACTCTGGGTACTCATCGCCATCAACGGAGTCATTGGCTTTGTGGTCCCGCAGATCGCCTGGCAGGCCCATCTTGGCGGCCTGGTCACCGGGGCCCTGTGTGCTGCCGTGCTCGCCTACACACCTCGCGGCCCCCGCCAGGGACTGCTGCAGGCCGCCGGACTGGCCCTGGTGGTGTGCCTGCTCATTGCGGCCACCGCCCTGCGGGTCGCCGCCACCGCCCTCCCGGCCTAA
- a CDS encoding peptidylprolyl isomerase: protein MTANATAKATIHTSLGDIVVNLFGNHAPKTVDNFVGLATGEKAWTHPESGEDKTGTPLYNGTIFHRIIKDFMIQAGDPLGRGIGGPGYKFDDEIHPELTFNEPYKLAMANAGIQMGRGTNGSQFFITTIPTGWLQGKHSIFGEVADEESKKVVDAIEGVRTGMGDRPVEDVVINSIDVEKL, encoded by the coding sequence ATGACTGCCAACGCAACCGCAAAAGCCACTATCCACACGAGCCTCGGCGACATCGTCGTGAACCTCTTCGGCAACCACGCGCCGAAGACCGTCGACAACTTCGTCGGCCTGGCGACCGGTGAAAAGGCCTGGACCCACCCGGAATCCGGCGAGGACAAGACCGGCACGCCGCTCTACAACGGCACCATCTTCCACCGCATCATCAAGGACTTTATGATCCAGGCCGGCGACCCGCTGGGCCGCGGCATCGGTGGACCGGGCTACAAGTTCGATGACGAAATCCACCCGGAGCTCACCTTCAACGAGCCCTACAAGCTGGCCATGGCCAACGCCGGCATCCAGATGGGCCGGGGCACCAACGGATCCCAGTTCTTCATCACCACCATCCCCACCGGCTGGCTGCAGGGCAAGCACAGCATCTTCGGCGAGGTGGCGGACGAGGAGTCCAAGAAGGTCGTCGACGCCATCGAGGGCGTCCGCACCGGAATGGGCGACCGCCCGGTCGAGGACGTTGTTATCAACAGCATTGACGTAGAAAAGCTCTAG
- a CDS encoding glycosyltransferase family 2 protein: MSPEKSSADTLRDAELPPAVSIVIPAYNEESVIRQCLIAAVYQSVPAHEIIVVDNMSKDRTAEIVRQMQLEYPESPIILLSQDKDQGLIPTRNFGLDHATGDILGRIDADSVLEPDWVEQVQKAFADPAVHAATGPVVYYDMPMRRFGLKADDKMRQLMLKLAKHQYHFLFGSNMALRRSAWETIRLETCRDEKDEMHEDIDLSLHLADHELRIQYWPQMVSGMSARRLEDSPRDYRYYVTRFDRTYKAHNVKKMALKAPMVVFFSVYFPAKLLRAIHTVNTAQPARRGGQ, translated from the coding sequence ATGTCACCCGAAAAATCCTCTGCGGATACCCTGCGCGATGCTGAACTGCCTCCGGCCGTCTCCATCGTCATTCCGGCATACAACGAGGAAAGTGTTATCCGGCAGTGCTTGATTGCCGCCGTCTACCAGTCCGTCCCCGCCCACGAGATCATCGTGGTGGACAACATGTCCAAGGACCGCACGGCGGAGATCGTTCGGCAGATGCAGTTGGAATACCCGGAGAGCCCGATCATCCTGCTCAGCCAGGACAAGGACCAGGGCCTCATCCCAACGCGCAATTTCGGCCTGGACCACGCCACCGGGGACATCCTCGGCAGGATCGACGCTGACTCCGTGCTGGAGCCGGACTGGGTGGAACAGGTCCAGAAAGCCTTCGCGGACCCGGCCGTGCACGCGGCCACCGGTCCCGTCGTCTACTACGACATGCCGATGCGTCGTTTTGGCCTTAAGGCGGACGACAAGATGCGTCAGCTTATGCTCAAGCTGGCAAAGCACCAGTACCACTTTCTCTTCGGCTCCAACATGGCCCTGCGCCGTTCAGCCTGGGAGACGATCCGGCTGGAGACGTGCCGGGACGAGAAGGACGAGATGCACGAGGACATCGACCTCTCGCTGCACCTCGCGGACCACGAGCTCCGAATCCAGTACTGGCCGCAGATGGTGTCCGGCATGTCGGCTCGCCGGCTCGAGGACTCACCACGCGACTACCGCTACTACGTGACGCGGTTCGACCGGACGTACAAGGCGCACAACGTCAAGAAGATGGCGCTGAAGGCACCAATGGTCGTCTTCTTCTCGGTCTACTTCCCGGCCAAGCTGCTGCGCGCCATCCACACCGTCAACACGGCCCAGCCGGCCCGGCGCGGCGGCCAGTAG